A single window of Pyxicephalus adspersus chromosome 10, UCB_Pads_2.0, whole genome shotgun sequence DNA harbors:
- the LOC140339754 gene encoding uncharacterized protein isoform X2 gives MNERECTEGHMNLSKEVMKENGPPLVSLDTRNTLKNVNSKRREEGCVRIKEEEIPLEISTDGRYKTFTTGNCTPLSLHHATKDDDFSIDSTEDNLSTSNVHSEPYIANTSFSPHGLSVPNQSCSATHRLACDKVVRNEFVDEQEDEEETHILIKEEDISPEVSTDGETENDGITARSSKESSASLKLHSVLHNPLPSSDSRTQDGRLTNHPHLITHRRKSKGVKAFVCSECGQSFPERVELSVHQRTHTVEKPYVCPECGKCYSQRALLKRHQKAHTEDKPYSCPQCGKCFSQSQYLVLHQRSHTGEKPYSCQECGKCFFRSDHLIRHRRFHTGEKPYSCSECGKCFAVRFCLTEHERIHTGERPYSCSECGRGFTSKSNLASHARVHTGNHPYLCSECGKRFSKKSYLMTHLSSHGGQKAPVLECNT, from the exons ATGAACGAGAGGGAGTGTACAGAGGGACACATGAATTTGTCCAAGGAAGTTATGAAGGAGAACGGCCCACCACTCGTATCACTGG ACACCAGAAACACTCTGAAAAATGTCAATTCAAAAAGGAGGGAAGAAGGATGTGTGCGTATTAAAGAGGAAGAAATTCCATTGGAGATCAGCACAG ATGGACGATATAAAACATTCACCACAGGGAATTGTACTCCTCTTTCCTTACATCATGCAACCAAAGATGATGACTTTTCTATAGACAGCACCGAAGATAACCTAAGTACTTCAAATGTCCATTCAGAACCTTATATTGCCAATACGTCATTTTCTCCACATGGTTTGAGTGTTCCTAATCAGTCATGTTCCGCTACCCATCGTTTAGCTTGTGACAAGGTAGTGAGAAATGAATTTGTGGACGAGCAGGAGGATGAAGAAGAAACACATATATTGATTAAGGAGGAGGACATTTCTCCAGAGGTCAGCACAG ATGGTGAAACAGAAAATGATGGCATTACTGCCAGGTCCTCCAAAGAAAGCTCTGCAAGCTTAAAGCTCCATTCAGTACTTCATAATCCACTTCCATCATCGGATTCCCGTACACAGGATGGAAGATTGACAAATCATCCTCATCTCATCACCCATCGTAGAAAAAGCAAAGGGGTTAAAGCATTTGTGTGTTCTGAATGTGGCCAATCTTTTCCTGAGAGGGTAGAACTGTCTGTACACCAGAGAACACACACAGTGGAGAAGCCATATGTGTGCCCTGAGTGCGGAAAATGCTACAGCCAGAGAGCGCTGCTTAAGAGGCACCAGAAAGCGCACACAGAAGATAAGCCTTATTCCTGTCCtcagtgtggaaaatgtttctcaCAGAGCCAGTATCTTGTCCTACATCAAAGATcccacactggagagaagccatattcatgtcaggaatgtgggaaatgttttttccGGAGCGACCACCTGATCAGACACAGAAGGTtccacacaggggagaagccctATTCCTGTTCGGAATGTGGGAAGTGTTTTGCTGTACGGTTTTGTCTCACAGAACACGAGAGGATCCATACCGGCGAACGCCCGTATTCATGTTCTGAGTGCGGAAGAGGCTTTACCAGTAAATCCAACCTGGCCAGCCATGCAAGAGTCCACACGGGCAATCACCCATATTTGTGTTCTGAATGTGGCAAACGGTTTTCTAAAAAATCCTACCTCATGACACATCTCAGCTCTCACGGAGGACAGAAGGCCCCTGTATTGGAATGTAACACCTGA
- the LOC140339754 gene encoding uncharacterized protein isoform X1, whose translation MSRRFSRLSKRSLSLTGKVPKGSQNVISCSSMNERECTEGHMNLSKEVMKENGPPLVSLDTRNTLKNVNSKRREEGCVRIKEEEIPLEISTDGRYKTFTTGNCTPLSLHHATKDDDFSIDSTEDNLSTSNVHSEPYIANTSFSPHGLSVPNQSCSATHRLACDKVVRNEFVDEQEDEEETHILIKEEDISPEVSTDGETENDGITARSSKESSASLKLHSVLHNPLPSSDSRTQDGRLTNHPHLITHRRKSKGVKAFVCSECGQSFPERVELSVHQRTHTVEKPYVCPECGKCYSQRALLKRHQKAHTEDKPYSCPQCGKCFSQSQYLVLHQRSHTGEKPYSCQECGKCFFRSDHLIRHRRFHTGEKPYSCSECGKCFAVRFCLTEHERIHTGERPYSCSECGRGFTSKSNLASHARVHTGNHPYLCSECGKRFSKKSYLMTHLSSHGGQKAPVLECNT comes from the exons ATGTCAAGAAGATTCTCGAGAttatcaaaaagatcattgagtTTGACAGGAAAG GTTCCTAAAGGAAGTCAGAATGTCATTTCCTGTTCTTCAATGAACGAGAGGGAGTGTACAGAGGGACACATGAATTTGTCCAAGGAAGTTATGAAGGAGAACGGCCCACCACTCGTATCACTGG ACACCAGAAACACTCTGAAAAATGTCAATTCAAAAAGGAGGGAAGAAGGATGTGTGCGTATTAAAGAGGAAGAAATTCCATTGGAGATCAGCACAG ATGGACGATATAAAACATTCACCACAGGGAATTGTACTCCTCTTTCCTTACATCATGCAACCAAAGATGATGACTTTTCTATAGACAGCACCGAAGATAACCTAAGTACTTCAAATGTCCATTCAGAACCTTATATTGCCAATACGTCATTTTCTCCACATGGTTTGAGTGTTCCTAATCAGTCATGTTCCGCTACCCATCGTTTAGCTTGTGACAAGGTAGTGAGAAATGAATTTGTGGACGAGCAGGAGGATGAAGAAGAAACACATATATTGATTAAGGAGGAGGACATTTCTCCAGAGGTCAGCACAG ATGGTGAAACAGAAAATGATGGCATTACTGCCAGGTCCTCCAAAGAAAGCTCTGCAAGCTTAAAGCTCCATTCAGTACTTCATAATCCACTTCCATCATCGGATTCCCGTACACAGGATGGAAGATTGACAAATCATCCTCATCTCATCACCCATCGTAGAAAAAGCAAAGGGGTTAAAGCATTTGTGTGTTCTGAATGTGGCCAATCTTTTCCTGAGAGGGTAGAACTGTCTGTACACCAGAGAACACACACAGTGGAGAAGCCATATGTGTGCCCTGAGTGCGGAAAATGCTACAGCCAGAGAGCGCTGCTTAAGAGGCACCAGAAAGCGCACACAGAAGATAAGCCTTATTCCTGTCCtcagtgtggaaaatgtttctcaCAGAGCCAGTATCTTGTCCTACATCAAAGATcccacactggagagaagccatattcatgtcaggaatgtgggaaatgttttttccGGAGCGACCACCTGATCAGACACAGAAGGTtccacacaggggagaagccctATTCCTGTTCGGAATGTGGGAAGTGTTTTGCTGTACGGTTTTGTCTCACAGAACACGAGAGGATCCATACCGGCGAACGCCCGTATTCATGTTCTGAGTGCGGAAGAGGCTTTACCAGTAAATCCAACCTGGCCAGCCATGCAAGAGTCCACACGGGCAATCACCCATATTTGTGTTCTGAATGTGGCAAACGGTTTTCTAAAAAATCCTACCTCATGACACATCTCAGCTCTCACGGAGGACAGAAGGCCCCTGTATTGGAATGTAACACCTGA
- the LOC140339754 gene encoding uncharacterized protein isoform X3: MSRRFSRLSKRSLSLTGKVPKGSQNVISCSSMNERECTEGHMNLSKEVMKENGPPLVSLDTRNTLKNVNSKRREEGCVRIKEEEIPLEISTDGRYKTFTTGNCTPLSLHHATKDDDFSIDSTEDNLNGETENDGITARSSKESSASLKLHSVLHNPLPSSDSRTQDGRLTNHPHLITHRRKSKGVKAFVCSECGQSFPERVELSVHQRTHTVEKPYVCPECGKCYSQRALLKRHQKAHTEDKPYSCPQCGKCFSQSQYLVLHQRSHTGEKPYSCQECGKCFFRSDHLIRHRRFHTGEKPYSCSECGKCFAVRFCLTEHERIHTGERPYSCSECGRGFTSKSNLASHARVHTGNHPYLCSECGKRFSKKSYLMTHLSSHGGQKAPVLECNT, translated from the exons ATGTCAAGAAGATTCTCGAGAttatcaaaaagatcattgagtTTGACAGGAAAG GTTCCTAAAGGAAGTCAGAATGTCATTTCCTGTTCTTCAATGAACGAGAGGGAGTGTACAGAGGGACACATGAATTTGTCCAAGGAAGTTATGAAGGAGAACGGCCCACCACTCGTATCACTGG ACACCAGAAACACTCTGAAAAATGTCAATTCAAAAAGGAGGGAAGAAGGATGTGTGCGTATTAAAGAGGAAGAAATTCCATTGGAGATCAGCACAG ATGGACGATATAAAACATTCACCACAGGGAATTGTACTCCTCTTTCCTTACATCATGCAACCAAAGATGATGACTTTTCTATAGACAGCACCGAAGATAACCTAA ATGGTGAAACAGAAAATGATGGCATTACTGCCAGGTCCTCCAAAGAAAGCTCTGCAAGCTTAAAGCTCCATTCAGTACTTCATAATCCACTTCCATCATCGGATTCCCGTACACAGGATGGAAGATTGACAAATCATCCTCATCTCATCACCCATCGTAGAAAAAGCAAAGGGGTTAAAGCATTTGTGTGTTCTGAATGTGGCCAATCTTTTCCTGAGAGGGTAGAACTGTCTGTACACCAGAGAACACACACAGTGGAGAAGCCATATGTGTGCCCTGAGTGCGGAAAATGCTACAGCCAGAGAGCGCTGCTTAAGAGGCACCAGAAAGCGCACACAGAAGATAAGCCTTATTCCTGTCCtcagtgtggaaaatgtttctcaCAGAGCCAGTATCTTGTCCTACATCAAAGATcccacactggagagaagccatattcatgtcaggaatgtgggaaatgttttttccGGAGCGACCACCTGATCAGACACAGAAGGTtccacacaggggagaagccctATTCCTGTTCGGAATGTGGGAAGTGTTTTGCTGTACGGTTTTGTCTCACAGAACACGAGAGGATCCATACCGGCGAACGCCCGTATTCATGTTCTGAGTGCGGAAGAGGCTTTACCAGTAAATCCAACCTGGCCAGCCATGCAAGAGTCCACACGGGCAATCACCCATATTTGTGTTCTGAATGTGGCAAACGGTTTTCTAAAAAATCCTACCTCATGACACATCTCAGCTCTCACGGAGGACAGAAGGCCCCTGTATTGGAATGTAACACCTGA